One Salvelinus sp. IW2-2015 unplaced genomic scaffold, ASM291031v2 Un_scaffold2087, whole genome shotgun sequence genomic region harbors:
- the pla2g3 gene encoding group 3 secretory phospholipase A2, which translates to MHTNSILFSAVIMAAVSLILTTAAAADPRDFCFWTKVTSNGETHLSFLRHHRETHHPSSLHLYHSVWSVENRLVNCAVIDDTAVTDSYMSVCREKSTTGEFSDRPCERFDVSAQSELESHCAPVSSPTVTQREAVGDASEEHTETRSKRHARSVIDDIAFQNPLGDGGDSSRDVTQAHRRVKRGLIVPGTLWCGSGNKAETYDDLGVFAETDSCCREHDQCQDTILSFETNYGVFNKNIFTLSHCHCDNRFRRCLLGAEDSISDTVGYVFFNLLKMHCFEFSHRLQCSQRNWFGMCQQYEMSLYAEVHPPTFYNSTQPDPDLQEDEMAVNTTTTISTPTSTSPSNSTTSTSFSSTSSSTSISTSSTSISTSSSSTSNSTTSSTSISTSSSSTSNSTTSSTSISTSSATSPSNSTTSSSTSISTSISTSSSSTSSTSSSTFSTSISTSPSTTSTSPTTFPYIATSTSPSSSSTPTTPSSAAPADLTTGGQSGTPASGSPVIHPYPGEDNMATNTSPTSTTGTATAIGTQSSTSGPASALASPAEPTHHNGLTLPKSNQDAASPGKQHVYVCDVYRDLDDCRFKIPPHQKRYSLLNPEPRTLFHCNCTSRLSEVLVQQKEISGVQTILLKYISLSCFTLQPQVCTQRTSCSASLVKPSAQLEQQKNNGGDMEEWRHLQAAGHNGRRPKSRWAKRRLHKLCLRMTRKHSQCALVEDAVPM; encoded by the exons ATGCACACGAACTCCATTTTATTTTCTGCTGTAATAATGGCAGCAGTGTCACTGATTTTGACCACTGCAGCTGCTGCTGACCCGAGGGATTTCTGTTTCTGGACTAAAGTCACGTCGAACGGTGAGACCCATCTCAGCTTCCTCCGACACCACAGAGAAACTCACcacccctcatccctccatctctaccaCAGTGTGTGGTCCGTGGAGAATAGACTGGTCAACTGCGCAGTGATTGACGACACGGCCGTTACAGACAGCTACATGTCTGTGTGTCGGGAGAAGAGCACCACAGGAGAGTTCTCTGACCGTCCTTGTGAACGTTTTGATGTCAGTGCGCAGTCTGAACTAGAAAGCCACTGCGCTCCTGTTAGCTCTCCAACGGTCACCCAGCGCGAAGCCGTTGGAGATGCCTCTGAGGAACATACAGAGACAAGGAGTAAGAGGCACGCACGGAGCGTTATTGATGATATAGCGTTCCAGAATCCTCTTGGAGACGGTGGTGACAGTTCCAGGGATGTGACTCAAGCCCACCGGCGCGTAAAACGTGGCCTCATCGTGCCGGGAACGCTTTGGTGCGGCTCAGGGAACAAGGCGGAGACCTATGACGATTTAG GTGTGTTTGCGGAGACAGATAGTTGCTGCAGGGAGCATGACCAATGTCAGGACACCATCCTGTCGTTCGAGACCAACTATGGAGttttcaacaaaaacattttcacccTGTCCCACTGCCACTGTGATAACAG GTTTCGCCGGTGTTTGCTGGGGGCTGAGGACAGTATTTCAGACACAGTGGGATACGTCTTCTTCAACCTGCTGAAGATGCACTGCTTTGAGTTCTCCCACAGACTACAGTGCTCTCAGAGGAACTGGTTTGGCAT GTGTCAACAGTATGAGATGTCTCTGTATGCTGAGGTCCATCCTCCCACCTTCTACAACTCCACCCAGCCAGACCCTGACTTACAGGAGGATGAAATGGCTGTCaataccaccactaccatctcCACCCCCACTTCCACCTCCCCCTCCAACTCTACCAcctccacctctttctcttccacctcctcctccacctccatctccacctcctccacctccatctccacctcctcctcatccacctccaactccaccacctcctccacctccatctccacctcctcctcatccacctccaactccaccacctcctccacctccatctccacctcctccgCCACTTCCCCTTCCAACtctaccacctcctcctccacctccatctccacctccatctccacctcctcttcctccacctcctccacctcttcctccaccttctctacctccatctccacctctccctccaccacttCGACCTCTCCCACCACCTTTCCCTACATTGCcacttccacctctccctcctcctcctccacccccaccacTCCTTCCAGTGCTGCCCCAGCAGACCTTACCACAGGGGGTCAGAGTGGAACACCAGCCTCTGGCTCGCCTGTCATCCACCCTTACCCTGGAGAGGACAATATGGCTACCAATACTTCCCCCACCTCCACCACTGGCACTGCTACTGCTATAGGGACCCAGAGTAGCACCTCGGGCCCAGCATCGGCTTTGGCCTCGCCAGCTGAACCCACCCACCATAATGGCCTGACTCTGCCTAAGTCTAACCAGGACGCAGCAAGCCCAG GGAAgcagcatgtgtatgtgtgtgatgtataCAGAGACCTGGATGACTGCAGGTTTAAGATCCCTCCTCACCAGAAGAGATACAGCCTCCTCAACCCAGAACCCAGGACCCTCTTCCACTGCAACTGTACCAGCAG actGTCTGAGGTTCTGGTTCAGCAGAAGGAGATATCTGGGGTTCAGACTATCCTGTTGAAGTACATCTCTCTGTCCTGTTTCACATTACAGCCACAGGTCTGCACACAGCGGACAAG CTGCTCGGCTTCTCTGGTCAAACCCTCTGCTCAGCTGGAGCAGCAGAAGAACAATGGTGGAGACATGGAGGAGTGGCGCCATCTACAGGCCGCTGGCCACAACGGCAGGAGGCCCAAATCTAGATGGGCCAAACGCAGACTACACAAACTCTGCCTCAGGATGACCAGGAAGCACAGTCAATGTGCTTTAGTAGAAGATGCAGTGCCAATGTGA